The genomic DNA GGAGTAAAGAGCATGATTAATTCAATTCTAAAACTATACTCTTATTCGCCTGAGAATCTAAATTTATTTTGGGTAAGATTTTATTTTGATGAAAGACGGATAGATCATCAGGGGCTTTGCCCCTGAAACCCCAACCTTCGGAATTATTCGAATTCCCATACCTCAAGATGGGGTCAGGCGAATTAAGCGTAAAGATGAGGGTGTATTTTGAGGCTATTGTAAATCTCTAAGATTTTGTTATAATAGAGTAACATGCGGGATAAATACGAAGAGCAGAGGTGGGGAAATCGGGCAAGGGGAATATGGGCAATAATTTTAATATTGATTGCCTTTATCAGTTATATAGAAGTTGGCGATATCAATCCTAAATGGCTATTCATCATTATTGGAATTGTCTGCGCGGCAATTGCAATACTGTTCATCTGGTGGGTGACAAAGAAGGAAAAGTGAAATTGCTAAACTAATCTGTGAGAGGCTGTGCTGCAACTAACATTTAACCAATATTGTCATGCTGAACTTGTTTCAGCATCATGAAAAATCAGCACGTTTTGAAACCCTGAAATAAACCTGTCCTGAGGAAAATCAGGATTTAGGGCGACAGAAAAGGACCTTTTCAGCGACCTCAAAATAAATTGTTGACTTTTGAGAATGTTTATTTATAATTAAATAAATGTATAGAATAATTGAGACCATTGAAAAAGAATATGAAAGTTGTCATATCTGCCCAAGAAATTGCGGTGTGAATAGATTGAAGGGTAAAAGAGGGTTTTGCGGTGTAGACAGGAATTCAAAGGTATTCAATACTGCAGTATTAGTAAATGAAATAGAAGAAATTGCGCCGACCTATGCAATTTATTTTGCGGGATGCAATTTGCGTTGTATATTTTGCTCGGTGGCGGAGGAGAATACACTGATTAGCACAGGAAAAGAAAAAACACAGATGGGCAGGGATTTTGTGGAAGTGAATGATAGATTTATAGAAAAAATAGAAACTGAAATTGAGAAATTAAAACCAAAGACGATAAGTTTTATTGGTGGAGAGCCGAGTGTGCATCTGCTTACAATCTTTGAATTGATTGAAAAATTGAGACCTAAAATTCCGCTGGTATTCTATACGAATTTATACTATAATCCCCGAATTAACCAAATTTTGAGCGAATGGTTTGAATTTATTGTGGCGGATATGCATTTCGGGAATAATACTTGTACGCGGATGAGCACAGAAACAAACAATATGCGAATTTGCGCAGATTATTTTGAAACGACGACGGCGAATATAAAGGCAACGAGGAATAAGGTAATCCTTCGGCATCTCCTTTTACCAGGACATCTGGATTGTTGCTTTAAGAAGATTATTGACTGGATGAGCGTGGACATACCGTATAAATCGCTATGGCTGTTGACCAATTACTTTCCATATTTAAATACACAGATTGACACGGATAAAAAAGAAGACGCTGATGGGCACAGATTAGATAGGCGGATTGCCGCTGCGAGCAAAGGATTAGCACGAATGGTTAGCGCGGATGAAATAGCCAAGGCACTTGACTATGCAAAAAATAAGGGTATAATTATCAAAATTTTGGATCTATTTAAGTTGAGGAGAGAAATGAGTCATTGCCTGGCAGATAATCAGGAGATTGTAATTAATGAGGATGGCATTGTAGCATTTAAATACCTGGATGGAATGGCGGTGGAGATGGCAAGACAAATGGAAGAACATAACACCCCTCACCCTTCCCTCGCCCACAAGGGGCGAGGGTTATGAATTTTTGGAGGATCTTGTGAACAAAAAGGAAGAGCTTGAGATTTTAATTCGGGCGCGATATCCGATAATACTTATTGAAACTTATGAAGAAGCAAGGGCAGAGAATATGATCGCCGAGATTGCCCGGGCACGAGATAAAAAGGTCTATTGTTGGTCAGTTACCCGTGGGCTCTATCCTTTTGGACAGTCCATCCAATCAAAGAAGATTGATACCCAGACCTGCGACCCAATTGTAGCACTCAATAATGTAGTGGAAATGGTTGAGCAGGCAATTTTTGTATTCAAAGATTTGCATCCATTTATGAACGAAGCAAGCGTGGTGCGAAAACTAAGAGAATTGAGTGAT from candidate division WOR-3 bacterium includes the following:
- a CDS encoding radical SAM protein → MYRIIETIEKEYESCHICPRNCGVNRLKGKRGFCGVDRNSKVFNTAVLVNEIEEIAPTYAIYFAGCNLRCIFCSVAEENTLISTGKEKTQMGRDFVEVNDRFIEKIETEIEKLKPKTISFIGGEPSVHLLTIFELIEKLRPKIPLVFYTNLYYNPRINQILSEWFEFIVADMHFGNNTCTRMSTETNNMRICADYFETTTANIKATRNKVILRHLLLPGHLDCCFKKIIDWMSVDIPYKSLWLLTNYFPYLNTQIDTDKKEDADGHRLDRRIAAASKGLARMVSADEIAKALDYAKNKGIIIKILDLFKLRREMSHCLADNQEIVINEDGIVAFKYLDGMAVEMARQMEEHNTPHPSLAHKGRGL